The stretch of DNA CTGGCCGGGACGGCGGAAGACGTCCCCACGGCCCTGCAGAAGGCCGCCCCGGCGGCCCTGGAGTGGAAACTCGACGGAATCAGGGTCCAGATCCACCGCGACGGCGACCGCGTCCAGGTCTTCACCCGCAGCCTGGACGACATCACCGACCGGCTGCCGGAGGTGGTCGAACTGGCCCGTGCGCTCCCGGTGACCACGGCCGTCCTGGACGGCGAAGCACTGGCCCTGGCCCCCGACGGCCGCCCCCGGCCGTTCCAGGAGACCGCGAGCCGCACCGGCAGCCGCCGCGACGTCGCCAAGCTCCGCGAGCAGATCCCGCTGACCGTCTTCCTCTTCGACCTCCTGCACCTCGACGGCCGCGACCTGATCGACCTGCCCTCCCACGAGCGCTCGGACCTGCTCGCCTCGATCGCCCCGCCGGACGCGCTGGCGCCGCGCCTGGTCACCGACGACCCGCAGGCCGCGGAGGCGTTCGCAAAGGACGCCCTGGACCGCGGCCACGAAGGCGTCGTCGTGAAGTCCCTCGACGCGCTCTACACCGCCGGCCGCCGCGGCTCGGGATGGCTGAAGGTCAAGCCGGTCCACACCCTCGACCTGGTGGTCGTCGCCGCGGAGTGGGGCCACGGCCGCCGCAGCGGATGGCTGAGCAACCTGCATCTGGCCGCGCGCGACCCGGAGAGCGGCGAGTTCGTGATGCTGGGCAAGACGTTCAAGGGCATGACCGACGAACTGCTCGCCTGGCAGACCGAGCGGCTGCGCGCGTTGCAGACGTCCGCCGACGACTGGACCGTGCGCGTGCGGCCGGAGCTGGTCGTCGAGGTGGCCTTCGACGGGGTGCAGCGCAGTTCGCGCTACCCCGGCGGCGTCACACTGCGATTCGCGCGGGTGGTGCGGTACCGGGAAGACAAGCGGGCTCAGGACGCTGACACGATCGACGCGGTGCGGGCGATCGGGCAAGCCGCCCAATAACTTCTCCAGCTTCTTCTCCCCAGCTCCTCGAATAGTTCCAATAGTAGCGCCAGCGATAGTATCCTGATCGAAAGTATCCGGATCGACGACTGGACGCACCGCAGGAGCCGCCATGACCCGTTTCGTGGGCCGAAGACGCGAACTGGCCGCCCTCAACCAGGTCCTATCCCAGGTCAGCGCCGGTGACGCGGCAGGCCCGGCGGGCCGCTGCCTGGTCCTGCGCGGACGCCGCCGGATCGGCAAGTCGGCGCTGGTCGAGGAGTTCGTGGGCGGCGCCGGCGTGCCGCACGTCTACTACACCGCGGAAATCGGCATCGGCGAGGAACCGCTGGCCGAGTTCGTGCGCGCGGTCAGCACCTCCGACCTGCCCGAAGCCGACGTCTTCGGCGACGCCACCCCCGGCAACTGGGCCGCCGCGTTCCGGCAGCTGGCCGGAATCCTGCCCGACGACCGGCCCTCGGTGGTCGTGCTCGACGAGGTTCCGTACCTGATGGACGAGCAGGGCGCGTTCGAGAGCGTGCTCCAGCGCGCCTGGGACCGCGAGCTGTCCCGCAAACCCGTGCTCCTGCTGCTCATCGGCTCGGACCTGTCGATGATGGAGGCCCTCACCTCCTACGGCCGGCCCTTCCATCAGCGCGGCACCGAACTGCCGATCGGGCCCCTCAACCCCGCCGACGTCGCCGCCATGACCGGCCTGAGCGACGCCGACGCCTTCGACGCCGCGTTGATAACCGGCGGACTGCCGATGATCTGCGCACGCTGGCGGCCCGGCGAGGACATGTGGGCGTTCCTCACCCGGGAACTGGCCGACCCCTTCAGCCCCCTGACCGCCTCCGCGCAGCTGTCGCTGGCCGCCGAGTTCCCGGACCAGGCGCAGGCCCGTGCCGTGCTGGCCGCGATCGGCTCCGGCGAGCGCACGTTCACGAACATCGCCCGCACCGCGGGCGGCATCGCGCACTCGACCTTGACCCGCGCCACCGAAGTCCTGACCGACAAGCGCGTGGTCGCCGCCGAGCTGCCGGTGTCGCTGGCGCCGTCGAAGGAACGGCGCTACCGCATCACCGACTCGTACCTGCGCTTCTGGTTCCGTTTCCTGGCCCCGCACCTGGCCGAGATCAACCGCATGCGCTCCGACCTCACCCTCGACCGCATCCGCACCGGCTGGCCGAGCTGGCGGGGCCGCGCCGTGGAGCCGTTGGTACGCGAGAGCCTGGCGCGTCTGCTGTCGGCCGCAGGACTGCCGGCGGCGCCGGTCGTGGGCGGCTACTGGACGCGCAGCAACGACGTCGAGATCGACATCGTCGGCGCCGACCGCGGGCCCGTCGCGCGGCGGCTACTGTTCCTGGGCTCCATCAAGTGGCTCGACCACTCCCCCTTCGACGCGCGCGATCTCCTTGCGCTGCAACGGCATCGGGACCGCGTGACGTCCGATCCGGTGCCGCTGCTTGCGGTGTCGCGGACCGGCGCGGCGGCGAAGGGGCTGGATGCGGTGTTCGGGCCGGAGGATTTGTTGACGCCCTGGCAGGGCTGACAGCTCGCTGGTGGTCGCACGATCACGATCCTTGATGGATACGAGAGCGGAGTGCGCCTTGGTCGGCGCAGCCGATTGCGCTGGACTGAAGGCATGAACATATCTACTTCTGCCTCTCCTTCTCCCCTTCCTTCTGCCTCTCCTTCTCCTTCACAGCAGCTCGTCCTCCGCTACTTCACCGCCCTCGCCGACGGCGACCAGGACACCATCCGCGGCTGCTGGGCCGAGGACGGCTCGGTCTGGTACGGCGGCGACCTGCCGATCTCCGGCACGTGGCAGGGCCGCGACCAGGTCATCGACGGCCGCCTCAAGACCGCCTTCGCGCACCTGGACCCGGAGAAGGAGATCGGGTTGAAGGTCACGAACGTCTTCGGCGAAGGCGAGCAGGTGCTGGTCGAGTGGGATTCGTGGGCCACGGGAAAGACCGGCCGGCCGTACCACGAGAAGAACATCGGGGTGTTCGTCGTCCGCGACGACAGGATCGTCGCCATGCGCGAATACGCGGACACGCAGCATTGGGAGCGTGCGCTGGTCGCGTGACCGGCGCACGTCCCTATGCCGCCTTGTCCCTACGGTCTAGCGAATCAGCATGCTTGCACGTAGTAGACCGGGTTGAAGTCGTAGTTCGTGTTGGAGTCACCTGGCGCGGATGCCGTGATCACGTTGTGGTTCTGGTCCTTGGTGTAGGCGTCGGTCCCACCGGAGTTGTCGTTGATGTAGGACCCTGCCGCGACCCAGTTCTGCAGGGCCCAGTCGCCGCCGTTGTACTGGCAGTGGTAGAAGGAAAACACAGTGCCGGTGTAGCCGGTGCCGGTGTAGATGCAGAAGTGGCCGCTGTGGCAATCAGAACCGTTGCCGGCCGCACTGTTCCAGCAGTCGGCGTTCGAGGACGTGTCGCACTGGCTCATACCGCTGACGGACGGGCCGCTGCCGCCACCGCCGCCGGTCCACAGGTAGGTCACGGTGACATAGCCGTTGTCGTTCAGGCCGATGTTGTAGAAAGTGCCGTCAGCGAGGTCGATGCCCGCCGGGTTGGAGACCGAGCGCCCGAACTCATCATGGCCACCGTTGTAGCCGTTCTGATACGCCGCCTGCGCCTCCGGCGTGCCCTGCGGCAGGTCGGTGAACTCGGCACGGTTGGCGTCCCAGTAGTCGTCGTGCGTGTTCCACGGACCGATGTCCCACACCGGCGCGGTCTCACAGGTGCTCGGCCCGCAGACCTGGACCGAGTAGTCGCTGGAGCCGTTCGGCGACAGCGCCGAGCCCGACGGCAGCGCGACGAAGTGGTCGCTGGGCTGAATCACGTGGCCGTTCGCGGTCGTACCCCCGACCAGCCCCTCGCGCGTGGCGTAGACCTGGTACGAGACGGACATGGGAGCGAGGCGCGGGGGCACGGCGGGCACGGCACCACCGTCAGCACTCAGCGACAGCTTGCTGACCGACGGAGCAGCACCCTGCGCACTGTCCCAGAGCGTGATGCGCGCCTGGACCTTGCCGACCGACTCCGACAGCCGGGTCACACCGGTGGCCGCCGCGGAAACCCACTGCGTCCACTTGCCGTTCAGACCGAGGCCCCGAACATCAACCTGCGCCTCGGAACCGGCCGGCCGACTGGCAGTCAGCGCCACGGCGACCTCGTTCGCCGGCTTCGCGAGGCTGTGCGCGGGCAGGACGTCCTGCGCGTAGCCCCGCGTGTCGTGGGACGTCGTGGCGCGCACGCGCGCGTCCTTGACGGTGAGCGCCTTACCGGTCCAGGCGGCATTGAAGTCGGAGGACTGCACCTGGGACAGGTTCTCCGTCCACCGCGTACCGCCCGAAGCCGCCTGCGCCGTACCGGCCATCGCCCCCGTGGTAACGGTGGTCACCGCGAGCACGGCCACGGCCGCGATGGCAACTCTCTTATGAAGAGGGAGTGTCATGTCGTCCTTTCGTGGGGTCGTCTTGCGCGTGGGGTAGCGTGCCGTCAAGAGCCTGTGATGTGACTGACACAGTCAGTAGTGTTGCAGGGCTGCACGATGATCGCAGTGCTCTGATTGCACAGCAGAGACGGCCTGTCATAGGCAGGCACTGCCATGGAGCTCTTGCTTGGTCAGAGCACCGACACGCGGCTACCCACGGGCAGCGCCCACCGGATCCACCGCCTGCAGTACGTGAGCGCACGTCTCCGGCCGCGGATCGAGCCAGCCGGTCCCGCTCACGCGCACACCCGTCTGGAAAGGTCTGCACGTGCCGAGGCGCCGCACGAATTCGGAAGCCTTGCGGCCTATCGTGTAGGTGGACACCCCGAGACGGCACGCCATGTCCTCCCCGGTCTCGCTGCTGGCGAGCATGCGCAAGACTTCGCCTTCCTCGGGCCCGGGCCCTGCGCGTCCTGAGGCAGCATCGGACGCTTGCGGCGGGACAACTGCCATA from Catenulispora sp. EB89 encodes:
- a CDS encoding ATP-dependent DNA ligase — its product is MRLLDLATTSAAVAETSARSAKIALLAERLRTAGPEEITVAVHYLSGELPQRQIGVGWATLRDLPAPVAGVGAGAAAGAAAGNAAGAGELEVAEVDRILDEVGGTSGAGSQARRRELLTALFARATAEEQSFLRRLLTGELRQGALDGVMADAVAKAAEVPAAEVRRAAMFGGDLAAAARTALRDGVPGLREVGLVVGRPIQPMLAGTAEDVPTALQKAAPAALEWKLDGIRVQIHRDGDRVQVFTRSLDDITDRLPEVVELARALPVTTAVLDGEALALAPDGRPRPFQETASRTGSRRDVAKLREQIPLTVFLFDLLHLDGRDLIDLPSHERSDLLASIAPPDALAPRLVTDDPQAAEAFAKDALDRGHEGVVVKSLDALYTAGRRGSGWLKVKPVHTLDLVVVAAEWGHGRRSGWLSNLHLAARDPESGEFVMLGKTFKGMTDELLAWQTERLRALQTSADDWTVRVRPELVVEVAFDGVQRSSRYPGGVTLRFARVVRYREDKRAQDADTIDAVRAIGQAAQ
- a CDS encoding ATP-binding protein, coding for MTRFVGRRRELAALNQVLSQVSAGDAAGPAGRCLVLRGRRRIGKSALVEEFVGGAGVPHVYYTAEIGIGEEPLAEFVRAVSTSDLPEADVFGDATPGNWAAAFRQLAGILPDDRPSVVVLDEVPYLMDEQGAFESVLQRAWDRELSRKPVLLLLIGSDLSMMEALTSYGRPFHQRGTELPIGPLNPADVAAMTGLSDADAFDAALITGGLPMICARWRPGEDMWAFLTRELADPFSPLTASAQLSLAAEFPDQAQARAVLAAIGSGERTFTNIARTAGGIAHSTLTRATEVLTDKRVVAAELPVSLAPSKERRYRITDSYLRFWFRFLAPHLAEINRMRSDLTLDRIRTGWPSWRGRAVEPLVRESLARLLSAAGLPAAPVVGGYWTRSNDVEIDIVGADRGPVARRLLFLGSIKWLDHSPFDARDLLALQRHRDRVTSDPVPLLAVSRTGAAAKGLDAVFGPEDLLTPWQG
- a CDS encoding nuclear transport factor 2 family protein, with translation MNISTSASPSPLPSASPSPSQQLVLRYFTALADGDQDTIRGCWAEDGSVWYGGDLPISGTWQGRDQVIDGRLKTAFAHLDPEKEIGLKVTNVFGEGEQVLVEWDSWATGKTGRPYHEKNIGVFVVRDDRIVAMREYADTQHWERALVA
- a CDS encoding peptidase inhibitor family I36 protein, whose amino-acid sequence is MAVLAVTTVTTGAMAGTAQAASGGTRWTENLSQVQSSDFNAAWTGKALTVKDARVRATTSHDTRGYAQDVLPAHSLAKPANEVAVALTASRPAGSEAQVDVRGLGLNGKWTQWVSAAATGVTRLSESVGKVQARITLWDSAQGAAPSVSKLSLSADGGAVPAVPPRLAPMSVSYQVYATREGLVGGTTANGHVIQPSDHFVALPSGSALSPNGSSDYSVQVCGPSTCETAPVWDIGPWNTHDDYWDANRAEFTDLPQGTPEAQAAYQNGYNGGHDEFGRSVSNPAGIDLADGTFYNIGLNDNGYVTVTYLWTGGGGGSGPSVSGMSQCDTSSNADCWNSAAGNGSDCHSGHFCIYTGTGYTGTVFSFYHCQYNGGDWALQNWVAAGSYINDNSGGTDAYTKDQNHNVITASAPGDSNTNYDFNPVYYVQAC